In the Hyphomicrobiales bacterium genome, CTGCTTCTACGCCTTTTCGTCCTCTGCAATCAAGTCCGCCATCATGAGAAGATCGTCATCATCTTCCAACGGGTCTTCATCATCTTGCAAAGCGTCTTCATCATTTGGCAGCGGAATTTGGAAATTTGACGGCATGGCACTGTCGAGCAAGCCTGCACCTTTGATTTCATCGAGGCCCGGTAGGTCTTGCACACCATCCAGCATGAAATGATCAAGAAAGGCAGCGGTAGAGCCATAAGTCACCGGACGACCCGGCGCACGACGGCGGCCACGCATTCTGATCCATCCTGTTTCCATCAACACATCAAGCGTGCCTTTACTGATCGAAACACCGCGCACTTCTTCAATTTCTGCACGCGTTACGGGTTGGTGATAGGCGATAATAGCTAGAGTTTCTAAGGCAGCACGAGAGAGCTTGCGTGTTTCCGTTGCCTCGCGCTGCAACAAGAATGAAAGATCATCAGCCGTTCGGAAAGCCCAACCACCAGCAACCTGAACCAAAGACACCCCTCGCCCTTTAAATTGGCGCTGAAGTTCATTTAAAAGAGCCGCGACATCGGTCCCATCTGGCAATCGGTTTTGAATGGCAATCGACGTAATCGGTTCGGCTGAGGCAAATACAATGGCTTCAACAATCCGCAAATTATGGCGCTGATCATCTGACAAAGGCTCCTCATCAGCCGCTTGAAACGGAATAACCACGCCACTTTCGCTCTGCTGCCCGTTCTCTTGCTGGGCTGCTGCGTCGCCAGTTTCATTGCCGTCAGTTTCATTGTCATCAGACATTTTGCTCATCCTTTTTCTTCTCGCCAGCACGCATATAAATTGGCTCAAAAGCGCCAGATTGGCGAATTTCAAGGTGTCCTTCACGGACCAATTCTAAGCTTGCAGAGAAACTTGAGGCCATGGCGGTAGTACGCTGTTCGGGGTCCACCAGATATTCGAATAGAAATTTATCAAGCCGCGCCCATTCTTCGCTCACACCGACAAGGCGTTGCAAGGCTTCGCGCGCTTCTTGCAAGGACCAAACTGTGCGCTTTGTCATTTGTACGGTCGAAACAGATTGGCGCTGGCGCTGCATCGCATAAGCTGTCAGCAGATCATAAAGCGTAGCCGAAAATTCTGATTTTTTGACGACATGGACAGGTTCAGGGTCGCCACGGGCAAAAACTTCACGACCTAGCCTGTTGCGGTTCATCAAGGATGTTGCTGCTTTACGCATAGCCTCCAGCCGCTTAAGCCGAAACGCCAACATTTGCGCCAAGTCTTCTGCATTTTCCTCTTCTTCTGCCTCTGGTTCTGGCAACAAGAGCTTAGATTTCAAAAACGCCAGCCAAGCGGCCATAACAAGGTAATCAGCCGCCAATTCAAGGCGCATATCTCGCAATTTGTCGATAAAGGAAAGATATTGCTCTGCCAGCTTCAAAATCGAAATTTTGGCGAGATCTACTTTTTGGGTACGGGCAAGCGATAAGAGCAAATCAAGCGGGCCCTCAAAGCCATCAACATCAACAACCAATGGCTCGCCATTCGCGTTGATGCGCTTATCATCTTCTTCCCAAATGCTTACATTGTCAGACATAACCGGCCCACATAACCATGTGCCCGATGATGTGTCAGCTTAAAGGGTGGAAACGATGGCTTCCAATTCGCTCAAACCGGCCTTCGCGTCAAAACTTGATGGTTTTTTGCGCCATGCAAGGGCTTTGTCCCCGCGTATTGCCGCTTTTCCTTCAAGTTCCGGCGTGTTAACCGCCACTTGCTGCATCTCATCGAACTTACCGTTACAATGAAGCACAAAATCGCAGCCTCCTGCAAAGCAAGCCGCCGTTCTGTCGCTGATTTCCCCATGAAGTGCGTTCATTGACACGTCATCGGACATTAAAAGCCCGTCAAACCCTATAAAATCGCGAATTATTTCCGAAATAACGCTCGGTGACGTTGAACAAGGGGCAGACGCATCCAGCGCCTCATAGACAACATGAGCCGTCATTGCCATTGGCAGATGAGCCAAAGCCTTAAACGGGGCAAAATCGATGGTTTCAAGGTCGTGGCGCGAGGCATCCACGCGTGGAAGCTCCAAATGACTGTCAACACCAGCACGACCATGGCCCGGTATGTGCTTAATCACGGGCAAAACACCGCCATCCACCAAGGCATCAGCAGCAAGCCCACCAAGATGGGAAATAATGCGCGGGTCACGGCCATAAGCCCTGTCGCCAATCACATCATGGGCACCGGGAACCGGCACATCCAAAACGGGCAGACAATCAGCATCAACCCCGATTTCAATCAAATCATGAGCAATCAAGCGGGCTGCCAAGTAGACTGCCCGTTCGCCAACTGCTTCATCCTTAGCATAAAGATCTGCGAAGGTTTGTCCTGTCGGGTATTTCGGCCAAATAGGTGGTTGTAACCGTTGAACACGGCCACCTTCTTGATCAATAAAAATCGGCGCTTGCGGAGCGTTAGCAGCCTCTCTGAGTGCAGCACAAAGATCAGAAATTTGCGCCTTGCTCTCACAATTGCGCTTGAACAGAATAAAGCCCCATGGGCGTTCATTCGCGAAAAACTGCTTCTCGTCAGCGCTGAGTGTTAACCCAGCACAACCCGCGATAAAGGCTTTTTGTTGCGCCATATTACCCCTTAGATCAAATATTTAAATTGAAAAACTATTGGCTCGTAACTTTACTGACGACGAACGATACAATCGCCACCTTGCGATTTCACGCGCTCACATACGGAATTAGCCGCACTTCGTGCAAATGGCCCAACGCGTACACGGTGATAAACGCCACGATCACCAAGATCAGCCCGCTGCACATTCAACGAATAGTTCGCTAGAACCGAATAACGCTGTTGCAATCGACGGAAGTTCGTTCTTGCGGCTTCATCAGAGCGCTGTGCTGAAAGCTGAACCACATAGTCACCAGAATTCGCAGCAGGCGTGCTTGACGTTGCTGCAGGTGCCCGAGTTGTCGGGGTTAGTTGTGTTGGCTGAGCCTGTGCAGCGGTAGAACGGTTGCGGATGTTATTGGCGCGAGGAATTGGCGGCAATGCTGCAACTTGTACAGTTTCTTGCGATGTTGCAGGTGCCTCAGCGCTTGCATTTTCTGCATCGGACGACAAAGCCTCTGTGCTTACAGCGCGTGGCGTAAGTTCTTCACCTGCTGATGCAACTTCTTGCCCTGCCGCATTTGCAACAGTTTCAGAGGCATCAACAAGAGACGTCTCAGACGGTGATGAAGCAGCAGCAGTATCGTCAGCTTCTGGGCGGACCAATGTGCCATCTGGGCGAACAATCACAGTTTTAACAGTTCTAGGACCACTTGGCGGCACAGTCGCGCTGACATCTCTAATGCGAGAATTCGGTGAAATCACGCGCGGACGGTCGCTATCTCCAACTTCAGGCTCTTCACTGCGCACAACAAGGCGGCTTTCTTGAGTCTGGTCTTTTTCTTCGCCATCTAGCGTATTGTAAACGGTGCTGTCTTGGTTTGGAATTTTGCGCCCACCTGGATCATCAGGTTTAACACGTACAGGTTGATTGTCAGCAGCAACAACAACAGGGTCGTCGGAACCACCACCAAATGCGCCGATAAAATAAGCCCCTGCTCCGCCAACCAGTGCCACAAGCAAGACCGCCGCAATGGCAAGCATGCCTTTGCCGTTTGATTTGTTGTCGTTTTCATAGTCAGCAACAAATTCGTCTTCAGCTGTTTCAAACTGGATATTATCAAGCGGATCAACATCACCCGTTGGTAAGGCCGACGGAATAACGCTAGCATCAAAACCTGGGGCCTCTAAAGCTGCAACCATTGGATCTACAGCCGGAGCGCTTGGGGCATCTGTTGCAAAATCAGCACTTGGCGTTGGCACATCAACAGATGGGAAACCGGACGCCGCTGCGGCAGAAATTTCTGCTTCAAAGCTCTCAAAATTGATTTGGGGTTCTATTTCGGGCGCATCAACCGCAACTTCTTGAACTGGTTCCGGTACGGCCGCCTCAGGTAAAGCTGCTTCAACTGCAGCCTCAACTGGCGCTTCAGAAACAAAACCCTCTAGGTTCAATGCTTCATCGAGAGCACTGGATATTTTTTCATCAATGTCGGCAACGTCAGGAGCTACGGGTGCTTCAACCTGTGGTTCAGCAACAACCGGCGCTTCGCTTTCATAAAGCTCGCTCACAAGTTCTGCTTCTAACTGAGCGCCAAGCTCTGCGTCAAAATCTAATGTTGAGGCATTGGATACATTAAGGGCTTCTGTTGCAGGTGCCGTGAGACCCATCTCACTATCCGCACCTTGCGCGACAGAGGGCTCAAACGACGGATCACCCATAGCTTCGCCTGTGGCATCATCTGACACATTTCCAAAAACACTGCCAGCGCTAACAAGCTTTGCCAATTCAGCTAACGGATCACTTTCCGCGAGCGGCGCTGTTGTTTTTGTATCCCCTGACGATTTTGACATCGAGTACCTTCTTCCCCAAAGGTTATCGGTGTCTAGGCTGTATATTACAGCCCCCGTAACCTAACGCATTTCATTCGGCGCAGAAACACCGATAATCGATAAACCCGCTGCGATCACATCACTTACTGCTGCAACCATCGCGAGCCGTGCACAGGTCAATTGTCGGTCTTTATCATTAATAAAGCGTAATTCTGGACGATCCTTACCGATATTCCAATGACTATGGAAGGAACTGGCGAGTTCAAACAGATAAAAAGCCAACCTATGGGGCTCTTTTGCCTCTACCGACGTCTCTAAAATCCTCGGAAATGCGGCCATTTTTTGAATAAGCGCAATTTCGCTTTGATCGACAAGCTTGTCAATCACGTCTTGAGACACATTTCGCCAGTCACTTTCCGTCAAATCGGTACGTTCTGCCGCCATCTTAAACACAGAATGTGTTCTTGCATGGGCATATTGCACATAAAAAACAGGGTTATCCTTCGATTGCTCGGTCACTTTGGCAAAATCGAAATCAAGCGGCGCATCGTTTTTGCGGTATAACATCATGAAACGAACCGCATCAGCACCCACTTCATCCACCACATCGCGCAACGTGATGAGATTGCCCGTCCGCTTACCCATTTTCACTGGTTCACCATCGCGCAACAAGCGAACGAGTTGGCAAAGCAGCACTTTCAGTTCGGCTTTATCACCCGCAATGGCATTTGCAACAGCGCCTAAGCGCTTCACATAGCCACCATGGTCCGCGCCCAAGATGAAGAGCATTTCTTCAAAACCGCGTTCAAATTTATCACGGAAATAAGCGACGTCAGCGGCAAAATAGGTATACGCGCCATCCGATTTCTTAAGTGGACGGTCAATGTCGTCACCAAAATCAGTTGCGCGCAGCAAGGTCTGTGGCCGATCTTCCCAATCTTCAGGTAATTGCCCTTTTGGTGGTGGCAAAGTGCCTTCATAGACCAGACCGCGCTCTGTGAGCTTGTTGAGCGTGTCATCAATCCGGTTTTCTGCATCGCCCACCTTCTTGTGCAGTGAACGTTCAGAGAAGAACACATCATGGCGCACATTCAAAAGGGCCAAATCAGCGCGGATCAAGTCCATCATTGCGTCGATTGCCGTATCAGAAATGATTGAAAGGCGCTCATCTTCCGGCATCGCCTTAAGCGTTTCGCCGTATTCAGCCGCCAATTCAGCAGCAACTGGTTTCAGATATTCACCAGGATAAAGTCCTTCTGGGATCTCACCAATGTCTTCGCCCAAGACTTCGCAATATCTGAGATAGACAGACTTTGCCAAAACGCCGATCTGACCGCCTGCATCATTGGTGTAATATTCTTTGGTGACCTTATGGCCTGCGAAGGACAAGAGGTTCGCAATCGCATCCCCCACAACCGCACCGCGACAATGGCCTACATGCATTGGGCCTGTTGGGTTTGCAGAGACATACTCAACATTCACTTTAAGCGGTTTAGCAACATAGTTGGCGCCATAGGACTTGCCTGCATCCAATATCGCGCCCAAATGCTTGGTCCAAAACGCCGCATGAAGCCGGATATTGATAAAACCCGGTCCGGCAATTTCTACTGCTGCAATGTCAGTATCTGCTTCAAGGCCTTGTTTGATTTGTTCAGCAAAATCACGCGGCTTCAGGCCCAAACCTTTTGCCAGCACCATCGCAACATTGCTGGCCAAATCACCGTGAGAAGCATCACGCGGCGGCTCTACGACAACGCGAGAGAAATCAACAGCAGCCCAATCAACGCCATCAAGATTAAGCGCTTTAGTGGCTTCAACGACCCGATCGGTGAACAGGCTAAAAATATTCATGTGTGGCTATGCTTTCGAAGAAATTGGCAAGGGATGGCAGGTGGGGCTTAATGCCTGCACGCGCCTAGCGCAAATCTGGTGTAACGTCAAATAATCGGCGATGCTCTTGCACGGCAAAACGGTCAGTCATACCGGCCACATAATCACACACCTGCCGCGCGCGGGCGATTTCATCGTCGCCTGTTTTCGCAATATCATTGGCCCAATCATTCGACATTTCATTCGGGCGTTCAAAATACAGCTCAAACAGATCAGCAACCATAAGTTCAGCATTGATGCGAACCCGCAATAATTCAGGCGTATGATACATGCGGTTAAACAAAAACCTTTTTATTCCCCGCTCGGCATTGCCCATGGCTGTGGAAAATCCGACCAAAGTTTCACCAAACTGCCGAACATCATCAACTGATTTTAAGCCAGAGTTTTCTATGTTTTTGGTCGCTGTATGGATAACATCCTCAATCATACGCGTGATTAAGCGACGAATGAGCTCATGCGTTGTGCGCGTTCGATCAAGGTTCGGATAACGCTTTCGAACGTCAACCAATATCTCTCCAGCAAGAGGAACATCACTTAGATCACCTAATTGGAACACACCACCACGCAAAGCGTCATCGATATCGTGTGCATTGTAAGCAATATCATCAGCAATCGCAGCGGCTTGGGCTTCAAGGCTCGCGTGACCATCAAGTTTGAGGTCGTGGCGCGTATTATATTTGGCGATACCATCAGGAATGCCATTTTCCTCATAGCGCTTTGTTGGTTTCCCCTCACTATTGAGCAAAGGGCCATTGTGCTTCACGATGCCTTCTAGCGTTTCCCATGAAAGGTTCAGCCCATCAAATTCGGCGTACCGGCGTTCTAATTCCGTCACCAAGCGGAGCGTTTGAGCATTATGTTCAAAGCCACCATACGGCGACATCATATGATCTAACCCATCTTCCCCCGCATGGCCGAAAGGAGTGTGCCCCAAATCATGAGCTAACGCCAAAGCTTCTGCCAAATCCTCATCAAGGCGCAAAGCGCGGGCAATAGCGCGAGCAATTTGTGCCACTTCGATGGTGTGGGTAAGCCGTGTTCTGAAATGATCACCTTCGTGATAGATAAACACCTGCGTCTTATGCTTAAGCCGCCGAAATGCCGTGGAATGGACAATGCGGTCACGATCACGCTGAAAATCCGTACGTGTAGGGCTACTCGGTTCCGCCACCAACCGCCCTTTGGTTTCGGCAGGATTGCAGGCAGCCAAAGCGCGCCCTTCCCCTCCAAAACCTATTTTGCTTGTTATCGATGTTTGACAGGCCATCGTTCAATGCCTAACTATCATTTAAATTAGATTGTCCATCATAGAGAGATTCTTATGACAGAACCATCATCTTCTATCACGTTAAGTGAGAGCGCTGCGAAGCGTATCAGCAAAATTTTAAGCTCAGAAGCCGATGGAACAGCCTTGCGTATAAGCGTTGAAGGTGGCGGTTGTTCAGGGTTTTCATATAAATACGACCTCGACACATCAGAACAAGAAGGCGACCTCGTTTTAAAACGGGAAGAAGCCGTGGTTTACATCGACGATGTTTCCCAGCCTTTCTTAGAAGGATCAGAGATTGATTTCGTTGATGATGTGATAGGCCAAAGCTTTCAAATCAAAAACCCGAATGCCACAGCCGCCTGCGGTTGCGGCACCAGCTTCTCTATTTAGAAGTCCCATTTCATGAAAATTGCGACTTGGAACATCAACGGCATTAAAGCCCGTATTGAAACTGTTGAAGCGTGGCTGAAAGAAGCTGACCCTGATATTGCCTGTTTTCAGGAAATCAAAAGCGTTGATGAAAATTTCCCCCGTGAGCGGCTAGAAGCACTCGGCTACAACGTCGAAACCCACGGCCAAAAAGGCTTCAACGGCGTTGCAATCCTCTCTAAGCTTCCCTTTGAAGAAGTAAACCGCCGCCTCCCTGGTGATGAAAGCGACGAACAAGCTCGCTTCATTGAAGGTGTCTTTTCAACAGACAATGGCCCTTTACGCGTTGGCTGCCTCTATCTACCAAACGGCAATCCTGTCGACACAGAGAAATACCCTTACAAACTTGCATGGATGAAGCGCTTAGAAGACTGGGCAATCGACCGCATGGCGCTCGAAGAACCGTTCATCTTGGCAGGTGATTATAACGTGATCCCAGAGCCGATTGATTGCCACAACCCAAAAGCATGGGAAGGCGACGCGCTCTATCGGCCTGAGACGAACGAAGCCTACAATCGACTGTTGAACTTAGGTTTCACCGAAGCGATTCGCTCTGTGACAGATGAAGAAGCCTACACATTCTGGGATTATCAAGCAGGCGCTTGGAATAAGAACAACGGCATCCGAATTGATCACCTCTTGCTGTCACCAGAAGCCGCCTTACACCTGAAAGATGCGGCGATAGACAAGCATACCCGTGGATGGGAAAAGCCTTCAGACCATGTGCCTGTGTGGATTACTTACGGTTAGAATTTTGCCAAATCACTGACTAGTGTTACCCTTCATAGCAACCAGACAGAGGAACTTGCTATGCGGTATAAGGCTTTGTTGAATTTTCTACCCTTGATATCGGGCGTTGCAATAGCGGTGTCATCAATCCCCACCACCGCAGAAGCTGCCGCGAAATGTCATTGTCGCAGTTCGGTTGGGGAGCGCATTCAGGTTGGCAATTTTACCTGCATCAAGACCAATGAAGGCCTGAAAGAAGCGCGTTGTGAGTATGTGTTGAACAATACGTCGTGGAAATTTACCGGCAAAGGTTGCCCGTTCACTCATTATCAGCCGAACAAATCCGCTCAGCCTTATAGTACGGCGACGATTGATTTTAAGAAGTTAGGCTTAAAGCATAATCCGCTTCAATAGGCATAAGCACAAGCTTAAGCGCTAAACAGAATTAGCACGTCAGCACGTTTCCGCACTTTCTTTGCATCCATTTTTCCGCGCGAATGCGGGCTTCGCTGCGCTCTTCGGCGCTTGCCAGTGAGAATGCGCGTTCGTGAAGATCAAACACCTGCGCGTGGCGTGCCACATGAGCCCGTTCGCGGGCAATTGTCAGCCATGTTAGACCAGCAACCTTATCGCGACGCACACCTTTTTCGCCTTCAAATAGGCGATAACCGAAACGAGCTTGTGCGTTAATTTCACCATTGACTGCAGACCGCTTAAGCCAACGTCCTGCTTGCACTTGCGAACAACGATCCGTCAATTCGCTGTCACACATTTGAAACAGAGAATACTGCGCTCTAGGGTCGCCATAAGAAGTGGCTGCTGTCATAAACATGGACCATGCCAGATCAGAATTGCGCGACACATAGGTGTCTGGAATGCCTTTGCGGTAGTACGATCCGAGCGATACCAAAGCATGGGCCGTGAACGGCGCCTTATCCGAATAAGGCGTCCGCTGGCCTTGTGTACGCACCAAACGTGAGAACATTTCAAACGCACGTAGGTGATTGCCTTCGCCTTTAGCGACAACAGAATAATGGCGGCCCAATTGCCACATAGCAATCTCGTCGCCTTCTTCTGCTGCAAACTCGAGGGCTTTTACAGAAGCAGAATCAACCTTCTCGGCATCAAACGACAAATTCTCATCTGTGCCAGAATCGAGATCATGGAATTGGAACGGGCTATCGTTGTCGACCGATGACTGAGCGAGTGCTGGTTCTGACACCAGTGCAGTCGCCACCATCGCCCCAACCACCGCAAGAGCGGTGAAGCTAGTTCCAAAACCTTTAATATACTCGCGATTGATACGCATATTCTGCCTGCTACCTCTATATGTCGGCGTAAACTTTTACTTCGTCTTTGCCACCTGGGTGTGTCACCGCACCATGTTGCGCTGGACCAACCGTTTGGGCGTATTTCCAAAGAGCACCAGAACCAAACTGTGTGACCTTCGGCGCCCAATCTTTGCGGCGTTCTTCTAACTCTACATCAGAAAGTTGAACATTTAGTGTTCCTTCTATGGCGTCAATTTCAATAATGTCGCCATTTTTTAACAATCCGATAGGACCACCCACCTGAGCTTCCGGCCCAACATGGCCAATACAGAAGCCGCGTGTCGCGCCTGAGAAGCGGCCATCAGTAATGAGCGCAACTTTGTCGCCCATGCCCTGCCCGTAAAGTGCGGCGGTTGTTGCAAGCATTTCACGCATGCCCGGACCACCTTTTGGACCTTCAAAACGAATAACGAAAACATCGCCTTCGCTGTAGGCACGTTTATTCACTGCTTCGAATGCTTCTTCCTCAGTGTCAAAACAAAGCGCTGGGCCTGTGAACTTGAGGTTCTCCATGCCAGCAACCTTAACGATCGCACCTTCTGGCGCGAGGTTGCCTTTAAGGCCGACAACACCACCTGTTTCGGTGATCGGCGTTCTTGCAGAATAGACCACGTCTTGATCGTCGTTCCACTCAACGCTTTCCATGTTCTCAGCAATTGTGCGGCCTGTAACCGTCATGCAATCACCGTGCATGAAGCCAGCATCAAGCAAAGTTTTGATGAGTAACGGAATGCCGCCAACTTCAAACATGTCTTTCGCCACATATTTCCCACCAGGCTTAAGGTCAGCAATGTAAGGCGTGCGCTTAAAGACTTCGGCAACATCAAACAGATCGAAATCAATACCGATCTCATTGGCAATAGCAGGCAAATGAAGCGCTGCATTGGTTGAACCACCGGAAGCTGCCACAACTGTTGCAGCGTTTTCGAGAGATTTGCGGGTCACGATATCGCGCGGACGGATATTGCGGTGGATGAGTTCCATCACCTGCTCACCAGCAGCCACGCAGAATTTATCG is a window encoding:
- the scpB gene encoding SMC-Scp complex subunit ScpB translates to MSDDNETDGNETGDAAAQQENGQQSESGVVIPFQAADEEPLSDDQRHNLRIVEAIVFASAEPITSIAIQNRLPDGTDVAALLNELQRQFKGRGVSLVQVAGGWAFRTADDLSFLLQREATETRKLSRAALETLAIIAYHQPVTRAEIEEVRGVSISKGTLDVLMETGWIRMRGRRRAPGRPVTYGSTAAFLDHFMLDGVQDLPGLDEIKGAGLLDSAMPSNFQIPLPNDEDALQDDEDPLEDDDDLLMMADLIAEDEKA
- a CDS encoding ScpA family protein is translated as MSDNVSIWEEDDKRINANGEPLVVDVDGFEGPLDLLLSLARTQKVDLAKISILKLAEQYLSFIDKLRDMRLELAADYLVMAAWLAFLKSKLLLPEPEAEEEENAEDLAQMLAFRLKRLEAMRKAATSLMNRNRLGREVFARGDPEPVHVVKKSEFSATLYDLLTAYAMQRQRQSVSTVQMTKRTVWSLQEAREALQRLVGVSEEWARLDKFLFEYLVDPEQRTTAMASSFSASLELVREGHLEIRQSGAFEPIYMRAGEKKKDEQNV
- the nagZ gene encoding beta-N-acetylhexosaminidase, giving the protein MAQQKAFIAGCAGLTLSADEKQFFANERPWGFILFKRNCESKAQISDLCAALREAANAPQAPIFIDQEGGRVQRLQPPIWPKYPTGQTFADLYAKDEAVGERAVYLAARLIAHDLIEIGVDADCLPVLDVPVPGAHDVIGDRAYGRDPRIISHLGGLAADALVDGGVLPVIKHIPGHGRAGVDSHLELPRVDASRHDLETIDFAPFKALAHLPMAMTAHVVYEALDASAPCSTSPSVISEIIRDFIGFDGLLMSDDVSMNALHGEISDRTAACFAGGCDFVLHCNGKFDEMQQVAVNTPELEGKAAIRGDKALAWRKKPSSFDAKAGLSELEAIVSTL
- a CDS encoding SPOR domain-containing protein, translated to MSKSSGDTKTTAPLAESDPLAELAKLVSAGSVFGNVSDDATGEAMGDPSFEPSVAQGADSEMGLTAPATEALNVSNASTLDFDAELGAQLEAELVSELYESEAPVVAEPQVEAPVAPDVADIDEKISSALDEALNLEGFVSEAPVEAAVEAALPEAAVPEPVQEVAVDAPEIEPQINFESFEAEISAAAASGFPSVDVPTPSADFATDAPSAPAVDPMVAALEAPGFDASVIPSALPTGDVDPLDNIQFETAEDEFVADYENDNKSNGKGMLAIAAVLLVALVGGAGAYFIGAFGGGSDDPVVVAADNQPVRVKPDDPGGRKIPNQDSTVYNTLDGEEKDQTQESRLVVRSEEPEVGDSDRPRVISPNSRIRDVSATVPPSGPRTVKTVIVRPDGTLVRPEADDTAAASSPSETSLVDASETVANAAGQEVASAGEELTPRAVSTEALSSDAENASAEAPATSQETVQVAALPPIPRANNIRNRSTAAQAQPTQLTPTTRAPAATSSTPAANSGDYVVQLSAQRSDEAARTNFRRLQQRYSVLANYSLNVQRADLGDRGVYHRVRVGPFARSAANSVCERVKSQGGDCIVRRQ
- the argS gene encoding arginine--tRNA ligase; protein product: MNIFSLFTDRVVEATKALNLDGVDWAAVDFSRVVVEPPRDASHGDLASNVAMVLAKGLGLKPRDFAEQIKQGLEADTDIAAVEIAGPGFINIRLHAAFWTKHLGAILDAGKSYGANYVAKPLKVNVEYVSANPTGPMHVGHCRGAVVGDAIANLLSFAGHKVTKEYYTNDAGGQIGVLAKSVYLRYCEVLGEDIGEIPEGLYPGEYLKPVAAELAAEYGETLKAMPEDERLSIISDTAIDAMMDLIRADLALLNVRHDVFFSERSLHKKVGDAENRIDDTLNKLTERGLVYEGTLPPPKGQLPEDWEDRPQTLLRATDFGDDIDRPLKKSDGAYTYFAADVAYFRDKFERGFEEMLFILGADHGGYVKRLGAVANAIAGDKAELKVLLCQLVRLLRDGEPVKMGKRTGNLITLRDVVDEVGADAVRFMMLYRKNDAPLDFDFAKVTEQSKDNPVFYVQYAHARTHSVFKMAAERTDLTESDWRNVSQDVIDKLVDQSEIALIQKMAAFPRILETSVEAKEPHRLAFYLFELASSFHSHWNIGKDRPELRFINDKDRQLTCARLAMVAAVSDVIAAGLSIIGVSAPNEMR
- a CDS encoding deoxyguanosinetriphosphate triphosphohydrolase; translation: MACQTSITSKIGFGGEGRALAACNPAETKGRLVAEPSSPTRTDFQRDRDRIVHSTAFRRLKHKTQVFIYHEGDHFRTRLTHTIEVAQIARAIARALRLDEDLAEALALAHDLGHTPFGHAGEDGLDHMMSPYGGFEHNAQTLRLVTELERRYAEFDGLNLSWETLEGIVKHNGPLLNSEGKPTKRYEENGIPDGIAKYNTRHDLKLDGHASLEAQAAAIADDIAYNAHDIDDALRGGVFQLGDLSDVPLAGEILVDVRKRYPNLDRTRTTHELIRRLITRMIEDVIHTATKNIENSGLKSVDDVRQFGETLVGFSTAMGNAERGIKRFLFNRMYHTPELLRVRINAELMVADLFELYFERPNEMSNDWANDIAKTGDDEIARARQVCDYVAGMTDRFAVQEHRRLFDVTPDLR
- a CDS encoding iron-sulfur cluster assembly accessory protein, producing MTEPSSSITLSESAAKRISKILSSEADGTALRISVEGGGCSGFSYKYDLDTSEQEGDLVLKREEAVVYIDDVSQPFLEGSEIDFVDDVIGQSFQIKNPNATAACGCGTSFSI
- the xth gene encoding exodeoxyribonuclease III, with the translated sequence MKIATWNINGIKARIETVEAWLKEADPDIACFQEIKSVDENFPRERLEALGYNVETHGQKGFNGVAILSKLPFEEVNRRLPGDESDEQARFIEGVFSTDNGPLRVGCLYLPNGNPVDTEKYPYKLAWMKRLEDWAIDRMALEEPFILAGDYNVIPEPIDCHNPKAWEGDALYRPETNEAYNRLLNLGFTEAIRSVTDEEAYTFWDYQAGAWNKNNGIRIDHLLLSPEAALHLKDAAIDKHTRGWEKPSDHVPVWITYG
- a CDS encoding sel1 repeat family protein gives rise to the protein MRINREYIKGFGTSFTALAVVGAMVATALVSEPALAQSSVDNDSPFQFHDLDSGTDENLSFDAEKVDSASVKALEFAAEEGDEIAMWQLGRHYSVVAKGEGNHLRAFEMFSRLVRTQGQRTPYSDKAPFTAHALVSLGSYYRKGIPDTYVSRNSDLAWSMFMTAATSYGDPRAQYSLFQMCDSELTDRCSQVQAGRWLKRSAVNGEINAQARFGYRLFEGEKGVRRDKVAGLTWLTIARERAHVARHAQVFDLHERAFSLASAEERSEARIRAEKWMQRKCGNVLTC
- the ilvD gene encoding dihydroxy-acid dehydratase, whose protein sequence is MDIKINDKRNLPSRHVSVGPRRAPHRSYYYAMGMTSEQINQPFVGVASCWNEAAPCNISLMRQAQAVKHGVASANGTPREFTTITVTDGIAMGHEGMKSSLVSRDVIADSVELTMRGHCYDALVGLAGCDKSLPGMMMAMVRLNVPSVFLYGGSILPGRFKGKEVTVQDVFEAVGRHSVGDMSDADLTELEQSACPSAGACGAQFTANTMATVSEAIGLALPYSAGAPAPYEFRDKFCVAAGEQVMELIHRNIRPRDIVTRKSLENAATVVAASGGSTNAALHLPAIANEIGIDFDLFDVAEVFKRTPYIADLKPGGKYVAKDMFEVGGIPLLIKTLLDAGFMHGDCMTVTGRTIAENMESVEWNDDQDVVYSARTPITETGGVVGLKGNLAPEGAIVKVAGMENLKFTGPALCFDTEEEAFEAVNKRAYSEGDVFVIRFEGPKGGPGMREMLATTAALYGQGMGDKVALITDGRFSGATRGFCIGHVGPEAQVGGPIGLLKNGDIIEIDAIEGTLNVQLSDVELEERRKDWAPKVTQFGSGALWKYAQTVGPAQHGAVTHPGGKDEVKVYADI